The nucleotide sequence GATTGCATATCACAAATCAAGCTTTGTGTTAGAAAGCTCAAGATAATTGTACATTGTTTAATGTCATATTCTTCTATCCACATTTTAAAAAAATAAATAGGCTCAAAATCAAGGTTAATAAAACTACGATAAAGATTTCTTAATGCCGAAGCATTGAGAGAGAGTAACTTTGCAAATGTTTTAGCTTGAAGCGCAATATTAATACCGGCTCTAATTTGCTTTCCATTTTCACCCTCAAGCAAACGATTTATCTCATTCTCAATACCTGCATCTAATTGCGAACCTAGCTTTTTTTTTCTAAGTAATTCTCGTAAAACCATAACGAGATCACTTTCATCAGGGAACATTTTACGTAAATAGCGAAGCAATTCTTGCAAACTTCGCCCTGATTTTCTAAATAACATCATGACATTATCAAGTTTTTTATCCGCGCCCTCTTCTGCAATATATAATGTACTTTGACCTCTATTTGCTTTTTTATCTAATGATTGACCAAAACGTTGAGAAAATAGTGTTGCAACCATAGACATATCATCAGATATCTCTATTAATTGATTTTGATAGTTTTGGCTTTCATTTATTTTTGGTTGTTTATACTCTGTTTCTTGTTGGCTTTTTTTACCAATACTATTGTTTGCCAAATTCGAAGACGTAAAGCTATTAATTGGCCCGATCATAGTGCTACCTCATAAAGGCTTGAAGCTGTTTTAATGCTTGAGATGTTTTTTTATCGATTGGTTGAAATGGATTCTCAATTAAAGATCCAAAATCTTCAGCATCCGTGTTTTCTAATAATCGAGGTTGCAGCATAAAAATACGGATCATTTTTTTATTATTATCAGACTCATATTTAAAAGCTCGACCAACTAAAGGGATAGCACTTAAAAAAGGAACTTTAGTTTCGGCTTTCACATTATCTTCTCGTGTATATCCACCAATTAATAAGCTTCCACCTTCCGAAACACGAGCAACAGTACTAATATTTGTACGGTTAATTACAGGTAATTTTTCAACACTTTCATCATCACCATTGTCGTCTTTTTTTTCTGCACCATCTTCAAGATTAATAATCATCTCAATATCTTTACTTGAATTACCAATACGTGGTAACACACTGATCATCGTGCCAAATGTT is from Proteus columbae and encodes:
- the sctW gene encoding type III secretion system gatekeeper subunit SctW, which translates into the protein MIGPINSFTSSNLANNSIGKKSQQETEYKQPKINESQNYQNQLIEISDDMSMVATLFSQRFGQSLDKKANRGQSTLYIAEEGADKKLDNVMMLFRKSGRSLQELLRYLRKMFPDESDLVMVLRELLRKKKLGSQLDAGIENEINRLLEGENGKQIRAGINIALQAKTFAKLLSLNASALRNLYRSFINLDFEPIYFFKMWIEEYDIKQCTIILSFLTQSLICDMQSLMPSCSQSSEFGYFLDRVNKLRALSSFIEINIEKLEKQDLKNTITDKELYQLVFHGMTFPEEMEKYLVSLLENQWMNYLVNIKMKLLQGLKTIFNNYPESLYLSYEFREECQIIIQKLIDNYLRLEQYQQRK